The Populus alba chromosome 13, ASM523922v2, whole genome shotgun sequence genome contains the following window.
AgggactgaaaaaaaaaaagatttattttttaaaaggtaaatgaaaaatagattttttttaaatcaaataaaaaggatgatttttttttgttttaactttaaggggctaaaaatgcattaagtaaaaaaaattaaaaaaacaatattaacaataaaaaataaaaatattcaattaaattttttattaaaaaaaaagttcgaGTGAACCATTATCAACCTATTAAACTTGTAATTCGAGTTATAGATACTAATAgattaataacttttatttttaaagttatttttaatttaattacaccCTAGGTATGCGGGTCTCCTTTtgcattaaattaaaacaaatttaaaaagaaaaaacagtacGAGCgtgtacaattaaaaaaaaaaaagacatgtattttgaagttaaattaaaaaattatttaaaaaaacaagttaaatgaaaaaaaaaagacttttaactaaaaaaggataatttatatttcattatttCTAACTTTAAGGgtctaaaaatacattaaataaaaaacatctaaaaaataatccatgaAACTTTTTAAGATGAActcattgatatcaaaatattttttttttggctgaaatgTGGCCGATCAAATGTTCTCTAATCTCatttttctagtgattttctttttcatttctgaacactagaaatcaaaacacaaacaaaataagattTAGGATCTAAACATAAAATCATAGTTATCAAATCCAATTCGGGAGTTAACCTGGCCAAGGGGCCGGGTCGGGGAGTTAACTTGGTCAAGGGATCGTGTCTCGAGTTCCATGGGTCAAcccgaaaaaataaaaaaatatatttaaaatttaatatttcatatgaaaaaaataaaaaaaaatcatgtgaattaagactatacatgttgtaaataatgaagtttaaaaaaatattttaaaatatttgtatcccatattgaaaagatactatgttatccttttaagttgaagtatttaaatcaaaaaagttttttatcccacattgaaaaaaataaccttttcttttcggAAAAATAGAGCATACATACTAAAGGGTTTTAAATCcgacattgaaaaaataaaatatttttataatatttataaagtgaactttaaaaagtgttaataatcaactaaaaaaaatattaaaaaagagagatatagaagaaaaatcacatttgaaaaaaaatactaggtcTCGTCCGGGTCTTGGGTCAACCGGGTTTTGGCATGTTGTTACACCGGCTAGTCTTTTAACAAATTCAGACTACTCTAGCTACTAGATCGATCAACCGGATcggtccgggtttaataactatacatATAACTCTCAAACAACAAGGacaaaaaatgtaaaaagataATTAACAATCGAGGGATCAAGCTGAAGTTTTCTGCGCCAATTGAATACTAAAAAATGAAATGCCTCgttatgtttttctaattttagtgatggggacaccgaaccggaAACATTATTTACGCACGCATATGATCATCGACGATGGTGGAtagtccaaaccattgagaaattgggctttaacttatgtttttgggtttaatttatatgaacttttagatgggttttattaatttggctttatttgttgggcttgatttaattaatgttaagtattttatttagtggacTATAAGCCCAATCGCTTattctagttagggttttagtataaataccctacttttctaaatgttaaggaacttttgatgattaatgaaaatttgcaaGTTTTGCATCTCTCCAATcccctctcttcctcttcttagcttctttctttctctaaagcttctttcttttcttgctttaattctttttatttgttgtcccgcgtcaaatttggtatcagagcacggcttttaattgttcttacaattaatcGATCTATGTGTTATGTTTAACCCTAGattaaatctgaaaaaaaaaaaaaaaaaaacgtactgttcaaaaaaaaaaagaggttccCTGTTCAGAAACCCACTGTTCACTGTTCAAATCACTGTTCACTGTTCAAAATCACTGTTCATCATCGAAACTGTGTGCATCAACGCCGATCGGAAACTCTGCCTCAACGTCGGTCACACCAAGACCCACGGCGGCAGATTCTCCTACAGAAGGCCGCTCCCTACGCCAGCGGCACCTCCACAGAACCACAGCAGCAAAGGCAGCGCCTCAGCCGGTGTCGTCCTCTTCAGCGCCAGCGACCGACCACAGTGCCATCACCTTCAGCAGCCACAACAGGTCGCCCACGCCAGCAGCAGTAAATCCTCGTCGGTGGCAGCGCCTCAACCAGTTTCATCCTCTCCGCGCCATCAATAGATCTTCATCTGCCACCGCCCCAGTGTCGTCGCCCTCAACCGTCAGCCACAGACAGAGCAGTAGAACCGGCCGGCGGCAACCACCACCTTCAACAGACTACAACTATCCTCGCCTTCAGCAATCACGCCGCGCCGCCAGCAATAGCAACAAAGGAAACTCAACAAAGCAATTGCAACACAGAAGAAAAGAGTTGCACAGAAGAAGAGAGTTGAGGCGAAATTAATTAACCCTGCCACGTCAACTTTATGGGGCCACGTCATCCTCCACGTAATCACTCCGGAGCCACATCATGCCACTCAGCCGCCACGTCAGCAAACATCACCACATCATCCCCTATCGCCGTGTCAGCTGACACATCATCTGAGATCCATCCGCGACTGAATTCGACAATTTAAATGTTGGTCGGTAAATTACtctaccttttaatttgttgattttactgcTTTGGTATTGCACTTAGTattcaaaattatcattaatatttctttttgtgccaaaaaaaaaaaaaaacataaaaaaaaaaatcctcatcagcatttttaattgttaatttttgttcatcaacctctttcatcagtgatagctaatatcttattctatttgataattatgaatTCTTGCTTATGACAtcgtgtttgattaatcatttacactTAAGAATTTAGTATTAcatgcttacaattttattagtgtaatttgttcttgattaatctccacatttaagaaaaaaaaagaagaagttaaattagctttatttttgtattgtgactTCGCTTGCAAGAACCACTTGTgatctcaatttcatttctaAGTTAGTGTTGCATGCATTTGTGTCATGATCATCTAGTGTTCAAGCTTAAGTTTACACTTACTGTAGACTCAACCTTTAGTTATACTCTTACGACCATTTAAAGGGAATTGCAAACTTAGGTGATCAACATGTTTAGAAGAATTGAGCCCCAAGAGAGTTTTCGAATAAAGCACTCAAAGACTAATGAATATCACAAGAACAATCATTATGGACAAGTTCACTCTGAGCACCACCAGTATGATTATCATTTAGGTTACTCTAAACACGATGACTTTGATGAGCGAATCTTAagtcctaacaaaatagaagcccCCACTTTTGACGGTCGTCATGACTcttggatatttgatatgtggattcgtGATATGGATAGATTCTTTGAGTGACATAACTTGTCTGATAATAGGAAAGTTAGATTTGCTGAGatgaaactcattgataaagccaaaatttattggagagatgttgaggattgtttagagatgagaggtaaacctcctataactgattggatcaaaatgaaacaaaaacttcaggAAAAGTACCTACCCCAGTCTTATAGGAATAAACTCTTAGACCAATGGAACAATCTAAGACAAGGGAATAAGTCTATCAATGAGTATATAACGCAATTTAATGATTACATGATTAGATGTGCCATAAGAGAGAATGAAGCCATGACTTTGCGTAGATTTTGTAGaggcttaaatgatgatcttagaagagaagttgtatttcaaggtgtaTCTACCCTTGACCAAGCTTATACCTTAACTAAAGACTACAAGTTGGTCACAAAGAATCAGTGGAAAAATCGCCAGGACTCTTATAGTATCCCTATTAGGTCCCAATTCAGAAGTAGTGATTCTTTGTTAGTTGCTTCACCCCACAGACCTAATCCTAGTAACTCACAACCTTACAAGAAAGATAAAGGCAAACGAGTTGTTAATGAAGTGTCTAAAGTGAGTTCTATGGTTAAGTGTACTAATTGTCTAGGTTTTGGTCATATCTCTTTAGATTGTACCTCTAAACCTTTAGTCATCGAAAAATATAAGGATCTATGTAAAGAGGAATATTGTAGTGTTGAAGTGTATGAGCCTAATCTTGAGGATTTTAGTGACCTAGATGACGAGGATGTGCAAGAAGAGGAACTTAACACAATGAGCCCACATGAGCTTGAGGTTGAGGTTAAGGAAGAATCTGATATGTCTGCTTTAATGGTAGAGGAAATTTTAAGGAACTCTTCAGTGTAATCACCTATAGAGATAAGTATGGTCTTAGAAGAGTCTCATGATATTAGTCCTCCTGAATTATCTGATTCCTCACCCCACATGCTTGGTGTCCAGCACATCATaagtttagagcaacatgttgaGCTTCTTGACCCCTTACCACATACACGttatgaggaagatgaagataatcctagtttacttgattgtgtccataccatatctacacaagtttcaaacaatgtttgtctcattccacaccctcaatcatttagtgtTCATAGTTACAAACTTGAGGAGCCGATAGATCACCTTCCCATATCTCCTCATGATAGGATGTCTAAGTTAGCTGAGTCTTTACAAGGTAGAgttcataatttgcatattgagatcatgaaacaaattcaagcaagtaatgaacaatacaaatttcgagctgattttcttaaatatcatgatgcacttaatgttggagattatttcatgatacagattagaTCTAAACGGTGTCCTTTGAAAACCGAtcataaattgcaagtaagtaatgctagaccattcaaagtgttacaaatgattaaatcaaataattatgtcattaaattgccattaaactttgatattagctcTATTTTAAACATGAAAGACCTCAATATTTATACAATACAGCCTACCCTTGATGCTCCTTTTGATACCCCTACCTCATTATCCATATCTTTGgcacaaaaggaacatattaatgctactttgaatgcacaagttgtttttaccagggATGGTGAACTTCAGCAAATCCCAGCATATGGAATCGACGACCAGATTCAGACTATACTTGGATTATTAGAGAGACATCACAATAACTTGATCCTTATCTTTGAGAGCATTATCGGAGCTGCCTTGACCTATACTCGACGGGGTCGAGTTCTTCCAACCCCGGGAGaattgatggggacaccgaaccggaAATATTATTTACGCACGCATATGATCATCGACGATGGTGGAtagtccaaaccattgagaaattgggctttaacttatgtttttgggtttaatttatatgaacttttagatgggttttattaatttggctttatttgttgggcttgatttaattaatgttaagtattttatttagtggacTATAAGCCCAATCGCTTattctagttagggttttagtataaataccctacttttctaaatgttaaggaacttttgatgattaatgaaaatttgcaaGTTTTGCATCTCTCCAATcccctctcttcctcttcttagcttctttctttctctaaagcttctttcttttcttgctttaattctttttatttgttgtcccgcgtcatttagttcttgttttttttttttttgtaatcttttTCCAATCAACAGTTCAAAATCGATGTGTAATTCATCTATACAACACCTTGAGCATGCactaaaatgtaaataaaagcaaatcctaataaataaatcaatataaatataaaatataagggtgaagtcaaataaaataaaacatgaggatcgaaaaaaaagaagaaaatattgtaatGAACAATGAAACACATAGTGTTTTTGTgagtaaaaatgatttttgttggCTAGGCAAATAAAAGTCGTTGATAGcaataaatctaaataaattacaatCATGCAGAGCAGAGCAGgggaccaaaaaaataataattatagtaattaaaattactTATGTTTTCAGCATGACTGCCCCCATCAAGTGCACTCCAATTCATATTGCGTAATCCGTCACGTGCAGAACTAAAGTAACATGCCTTTTTGTTgcgatataaaaaataatataaatgcaAAGCACGTGACATAAATGGCCACCGAATTAAATGATGTTTTGGTGGAAGAAGACTTTTCAGGCTGTTACGCATTCCCATCGAATCAAAAGGATGGCATTCTTACACTCAATTACAGTCTCACTGGGGACcagaaaaaagttttttatttatttatttataatacttTATGTTTTCTAGTTCAGcgcctaatttttttattttattgcatattgttttcatattttagcACGAGAAAGcatgttgatttattttgttcGTGGTTATTATAGTGTTGgaaaaattttattaaggatgtgatgtttttttttttatattataaaagtattttttaaaaaattttttaaattttttatttacttcaaattaatattcttttgatattttgaaatcattttgatgagttgatattaaaaatatatttttaaaaaattattttgatatatttttcagtgaaaaatattttaaaaaaataaccgcaaatattttagttatgaaaaatatcatttattttgtaGGGAAAAGTAAATTGAGGTTGAGAgaagatatttttcaatttcattttatgtttttagataatttttatggatatttaagttaataaattaatttattaatattgtaaGGACATTTAATAAAATGGTTTTAGGTAAaactagattgaaaaaaaaattttgtactAAGAAAACATTAACCTAATTTTTCATTCATGTCTTTATTCTTTAATGGTCCCAAACTAGGTAGAGAGGCGTGCATCGTCTAAAGCAGatgaaaagttaaaagaataaaaggcGAAGAGCGTGGTCATGCTGGCCCGCACGTGTGGCCTTTCCTTTTACTAGGGCAGGCTCACTAAGCCCCACATGGCTAGACGTTTGACCCATTGTTTTCACTTTtagctttcttcttcccccttggtttgtttttgtattaattaaaataaattagtgaAATATGTGTTATGGCATGTCCGATCTAgaggttattaaattttaattgaggttaattgaaataaataaattaaaaatattattaagtagTCCATTGGCTCACGTTTTGCCGAAATCTTAAAACACATTATacttaaattaatcattttaatggctgaaatctttattaaaaataattttttagcgTTATACTTAATAATAGTTCATCATGCTACGTatttaaaggaaaaatcaaaatttaaaaggaaGTTGCTTTCATAATAAATTTGGTGGACAGCATGCAGATTGCATCATGACATTCTCTCTACAAAATATACTTGCAGCTAAAGGATAGTGCTTCTAGCTTttcccttttatatatatatcacaataATTGCGCTAGATTATTATTTCTCTAGCTCCTTGAAAGTTTTCTTTCCGAAAATTACACAATCACTTCTCTCTGTTGTGAATATAACCAAGCTTTGTCCTTATAAATATCCTGTCTCATTTCCCTTCTAAATCTTCAAATCTCTCTGTGTGGTTAAGTAGGTGGAGCTGGCTATCGATCATGGAGGTTCAAGACCTAGATCAGTGCCCCAACACAGACCAAGTGGTTCTATTCATAGATCAACCAGACTCCAAACCCAAAATGTCGTCGCCACCACCACAGCAAGAAGATTCGAAACTCGAACAGTCACCACCGCCACAGCTACCAGACATTAAAGACTCTAAAACCCAAGCAAGAACAAAAACCCTCCGCCGTCTCAACTTCTCCAAACCCAAATCTCGTTTCACTGAAACTAACTACCCTCCCCATTCCAAAACCTTCCCTGAATCCGAAGAATACCAACCCTTAAACCCTCCCGAAAGCGCTACCTCCACAGATGAAGACGATGATGAAGAATGGTTTGAAAGCGAAGAAGAAGGAGTTGATGCTGGAGAGGCCAAAAAACATTCCAAGTATCGAgcgaaaaggaaaagaaagataaaaaagagagcCTTGATTGAGTTCATATTGTTTCTCATAATCATGACCGGCTTAATTCTCTCTTTAACAGTTGAATCCCTAAAAAACAAGGTCCAGTGGGGTTTAGTTTTATGGAAATGGTGCCTTATGGTCCTGGTTCTCTTCTGTGGCCGCCTTGTGTCGGTTTGGCTTGtaggttttcttgtttttctcataGAACGCAATTTCATGCTCAGAGAAAAAGTACTCTactttgtttttggtttgcGCAAGAGTTTTCAGCATTGTGCATGGCTAGGACTGGTTCTTCTTGCATGGATGAGTATGTTCCATGATGTCCACAAATCCAACAAGGTCTTGAAGAGGGTTTTCCGTGCTCTAATTGCTGTCCTCATTGGAGCTACAATATGGTTACTAAAGATTCTACTTGTCAAGGTTCTTGCTTCATCTTTCCATGTTGCTACCTTCTTTGACCGCATGAAAGAAAGCGTCTTCCACCACTACATTCTCGATACACTCTCTGGTCCACCATTAGATGAGGATGAGAGAGAAACTCCTCGTCGACGGACGCTAAGGCATTCCAAGACATTGCCGGCGAAACTGAGGGAGCGGGCATCGAGATCTAAGGGGCATGAGTCGAGGAGCATCGACATGGAGAGGTTGAGGAAGTTAAGTACGATGAGCCGGGCATCTGCTTGGAATATAAAGAGGTTGGTCAGTTACATTAAGTCTTCAGGGCTGTCAACGATTTCGAGGACGGTCGATGGTTTTGGTAATGCAGAATCGGAGATCAACAGTGAATGGGAGGCTAGAGGCACTTCTCAAAGAATTTTCAGGAATGTCGCCAAACCTGGTGCCAAGTAAGTTCAATTTCTTCTGCTAGCCTTTCTGGTTAATTATATGAACATTTGATGTTATACAATCCTTAGAAGAGAGTACCATACAGTGGAGATAGTTAACCGATCTGATCAATTATGCTAACCTTGCTCggttaattattataaaatttcttgaatatcctaattttagtttattttcactGAATTTCGTACACACATAATTATCTCtttattaatctttaatttataaaatgtgaGCAAGATTTAGcaccaaattatatatatatcataaactGAAATGAATCGAAGTCTATGACTTATGGTAGCTAGCTAACATCTAAATCACATCTCTCCTGTTGATTCATGtccagaaagaaaagaaaaaaaaatctcttaatttaATAAGAGCACCAAGCATCCAGGTAAtgtaaatttaaacatttaatttttaatttatacttctGATTTGATACACTAAttaaagaaagtgaaaaaataatattaaaattagctTTCCAAAATACATATCTACCCATAAataagatgatgatgatatatatGGTAgtaatatatgaaataaaatgaattaaattttatattttttaaatatatgaattcaatttaaattaaatattgtaattgaattttattattatagacaattgGTTCTAATTAATAGCATGTTAAAGATTTTAAtctatacttgttttttcaaaataaattgtttttaaccGTTTTATATCTAATGTACCTTTTAACTTAAAgttatttaacttatttttctcataaattattctttgtttgtttgttttttttgtaagacTTTCTACTTTTCTCATAAATTATTTACGTCCTAGGCGATTTCCTGACAGTGGCATTCATCGGTGGTGTTGGGCTAGGCacgttcattttttttttttttttaaatcaagccTGGAAAACCCTTAGACTACttttgcttaaaaaattattcaaaatgatGGTTCAACTTCATTGCCAAATAAGCCCTACATACGAACATGGTCATTTGGTGGGGACAACTAGCTGGCTGCAAGAACATGCTCGTATTATGGGACGGGTTGCGgacaatgaaatgaaaaattattgtccattaattttattagtattttctatatctaattaaaattattttatatctattaattgatgtttttataatCATTTGGTGGGCACAATTTAATCCCAGCTGGTAATCAAACGAAGGAAAGCCTATTGCTcattaattagatttaatacTGCATTGAtagatagattaaaaaaaatgccttCATAATGTGTGCCCTTATGGCattattgtaaaaaacaaatatacatgCAAAATAGAATTATCCCAGGAGCATCAATTTCTTAGCATGTATATTCTTTAAAgttaatctttcttttctttctttaagctattgaaatacttttattttttatttttaaaatacgtttattatattttaaacatcaattaattttattagtattttctaTATCTAATTAACCTAATCCATGATTTAACCTAAATCAACATTAGCATTTCAAACACATGATTTTGTTAATTCACAATTAACAACAAcctaaaattactaattaaaaacttaaatgacTTCTAATTAATCTATTTCCTAATTCAAAACCAtaacattcaataaaattaaaataacactaattaaacataaattatatcaaattaattgagGAGAAGTGTTCAATATACCTCTAAAAGTGAAATGTGAGTGGTGATGGTAATCGGTGATTATTGTTTTGGCTGGAAAATTTCAAACCAACAGTtggtagagagagaaagagggaggCTTCTACGTATGGAGCAAGAAATAGATATGGGTGATGTAGAGAGAAATTATTGTTTAAGGGCTAATGGAGGTGTTTTTAgtggtggagagagagagagagagagagagagagggggggggggaagaagagaaagggaaatAAAAGTCTATCTTTATCTTTAATTCAAAATGAGTCGCAAATGCCATCCAAGAAATATGAGTCGCATGTGACATCTACGACACGTGAGTCACAGATGACATATGTGACTTGTGAAACTATGCTACATtcctaattgttttttcaactgTGTTACTTTATCAATTTCTTTTACTgggttgaaaaacaaaaaaactctcAAAGTTCAATGTATATCAATCAATCTTAGTCTCTAGTTGCTTTATTAGATTGGGAAACAATGGAAATATCTATGGTCGATTTAAAGGTGatggaaaataaaacattttggtACATTTTTAGCCCCAATCTAACTTTGCTGATTTGTCTGGCAAAGTTCCAATAATCTACTTTGTTTCGAAAGGTTTTTTTGGACTctaacatagtaaaaaaaattgataaaataatacaatataaaaaatattttttaaaaatagcataGTTTAGAGAGTCACAAATAATATGTATGTGATTCATGAGTCGCAATGTCAATTGTAACCCTCTTAAATctgaaaacaatttaataaaaaaaagaagagatggaagaaaaagaaaaggaaaaaaaaatataagacctCAAAGGCACGCCGAAATTTTAATGACAACACCACCAACACCATTGAAAAAATCTCGATAAGATGAGTTCAATGACACCCAATGACACCAAGAAAGGTCATTAACAATGACCTGAGTGGGTCACAAGAGAGGTCCAAAGACAAGTGAGCCTCGACACCTTAGGGAAGCTCATGTGGCTTTCTTTGATTACCATTTATGACCTTCTTTAGTGTCGTTGGACTTATCTTGTCAAGATTTTATTTATGGTACCAATGGTATCATTACCAAAG
Protein-coding sequences here:
- the LOC118047244 gene encoding mechanosensitive ion channel protein 10, producing the protein MEVQDLDQCPNTDQVVLFIDQPDSKPKMSSPPPQQEDSKLEQSPPPQLPDIKDSKTQARTKTLRRLNFSKPKSRFTETNYPPHSKTFPESEEYQPLNPPESATSTDEDDDEEWFESEEEGVDAGEAKKHSKYRAKRKRKIKKRALIEFILFLIIMTGLILSLTVESLKNKVQWGLVLWKWCLMVLVLFCGRLVSVWLVGFLVFLIERNFMLREKVLYFVFGLRKSFQHCAWLGLVLLAWMSMFHDVHKSNKVLKRVFRALIAVLIGATIWLLKILLVKVLASSFHVATFFDRMKESVFHHYILDTLSGPPLDEDERETPRRRTLRHSKTLPAKLRERASRSKGHESRSIDMERLRKLSTMSRASAWNIKRLVSYIKSSGLSTISRTVDGFGNAESEINSEWEARGTSQRIFRNVAKPGAKYIEEEDLLRFLKTVEVYTIFPLFEGAVETGKITKSSFRNWMVHAYVERKALAHSLNDTKTAVQQLHKLASAIVTVIIIVISLLVTGLATTKVLVVFTSQLLLVGFMFQNTCKTIFESIIFVFVMHPFDVGDRCVIDGVQMIVEEMNILTTVFLRYDAEKIYYPNSVLLTKPISNFRRSPDMGDAIDITIDVSTSVDDFNALKKAIQLYIESKPKHWNPKHTLLVKEIENLNKMKLTLCVQHTMNHQNYGEKSARRSELVFELKKIFDNLGIKYHLLPQQVHLIHVDVIGNGGMSM